A genomic region of Bosea sp. 124 contains the following coding sequences:
- a CDS encoding DUF1127 domain-containing protein yields the protein MYAFRQDDCTGCTGPARQQCEVRPATETLSTTLPAATTDASTLPGDQLHVEVNRPFVADSGEPARPGWIARLKAGFSAFRERSMQRRRNRQIALELSRLDDRTLRDIGISRPEIEAAIAYARRNGR from the coding sequence ATGTATGCGTTCAGACAAGACGATTGCACGGGCTGCACCGGGCCGGCGCGGCAACAGTGCGAAGTCCGGCCCGCTACCGAGACCCTGTCCACCACGCTGCCGGCCGCGACAACCGACGCTTCAACGCTGCCCGGCGATCAGCTTCACGTCGAGGTCAACCGGCCTTTCGTCGCCGATAGCGGCGAGCCGGCACGCCCGGGCTGGATCGCCCGCCTCAAGGCCGGCTTCAGCGCATTCCGCGAGAGATCGATGCAGCGCCGGCGCAACCGCCAGATCGCGCTCGAGCTGTCGCGGCTCGACGACCGCACGCTCCGGGACATCGGCATCAGCCGGCCGGAGATCGAAGCCGCCATTGCTTACGCCCGGCGCAACGGGCGCTGA
- a CDS encoding tetratricopeptide repeat protein yields the protein MLSQDHHGNALSGASHSSAEAFAQAVSQFAIFSGDPVGAAETLMRDEPGFVMAHALQAWLYLLGTEPAGIPVARQTIERALTLPATARERGHLAALAHLCEGRWHEASRVIEDVAIENPRDLLALIAGHQLDFFTGHARLLKNRIARALPAWSPDMASHHAMLGMHAFGLEENGEYALAESQGRAALAAAPADGWARHAVAHVLEMQGRHDEGIAFMRNDMASWTEGSFLAVHNWWHLALYHLELGQIDEVLALVDGPICGGLPVQMLELIDASAMLWRLHLRGIDVGERWNRLAEHYQARWTAGLYAFNDLHALMAFIGAGRGDLIEAVLAQQPIAMLSASDNAGFSQDVGYPLMKAFAAFGEGRYAEAVKLIRPVRHIAARFGGSNAQRDVIELTLIEAALRAGDEPLSRALAGERLAAKHESPLARLFAKRAGLTLA from the coding sequence ATGTTGTCCCAAGACCATCACGGCAATGCGCTTTCCGGCGCGAGCCACAGCTCCGCCGAGGCCTTCGCGCAGGCGGTTTCCCAGTTCGCGATCTTCTCGGGCGATCCGGTCGGCGCGGCCGAGACCCTGATGCGCGACGAGCCCGGCTTCGTCATGGCGCATGCGCTCCAGGCCTGGCTCTATCTGCTCGGCACCGAGCCGGCCGGCATTCCGGTCGCGCGACAGACGATCGAGCGCGCCCTGACGCTGCCGGCAACGGCGCGCGAGCGCGGCCATCTCGCGGCTCTCGCCCATCTCTGCGAAGGGCGTTGGCACGAGGCCTCGCGCGTCATCGAGGATGTCGCGATCGAGAACCCGCGCGACCTGCTCGCCCTGATCGCCGGCCACCAGCTCGACTTCTTCACCGGCCATGCGCGGCTGCTGAAGAACCGCATCGCGCGGGCGCTGCCGGCCTGGTCGCCCGACATGGCCTCGCACCACGCCATGCTCGGCATGCACGCCTTCGGGCTGGAGGAGAACGGCGAATACGCGCTGGCCGAGAGCCAGGGCCGTGCCGCGCTCGCAGCCGCACCGGCCGATGGCTGGGCCCGCCATGCCGTCGCGCATGTGCTGGAGATGCAGGGGCGTCACGACGAGGGCATCGCCTTCATGCGCAACGACATGGCGAGCTGGACGGAAGGCAGCTTCCTCGCCGTCCACAACTGGTGGCATCTGGCGCTGTATCATCTCGAACTCGGCCAGATCGACGAGGTTCTGGCGCTGGTCGACGGACCGATCTGCGGCGGCCTGCCGGTGCAGATGCTCGAGCTGATCGACGCCTCGGCCATGCTCTGGCGGCTGCATCTGCGCGGCATCGATGTCGGCGAGCGCTGGAACCGGCTGGCGGAACACTACCAGGCACGCTGGACGGCGGGGCTCTACGCCTTCAACGACCTGCATGCGCTGATGGCGTTCATCGGCGCCGGTCGGGGCGACCTGATCGAGGCCGTGCTGGCGCAGCAGCCGATCGCGATGCTGTCCGCCAGCGACAATGCCGGCTTCAGCCAGGATGTCGGCTATCCCCTGATGAAGGCGTTCGCTGCCTTCGGCGAAGGCCGCTATGCCGAGGCGGTCAAGCTGATCCGGCCGGTGCGGCACATCGCGGCGCGCTTCGGCGGCAGCAACGCCCAGCGCGACGTGATCGAGCTGACGCTGATCGAGGCCGCGCTGCGCGCCGGGGACGAACCGCTGTCGCGCGCGCTCGCCGGGGAACGTCTGGCCGCCAAGCATGAAAGCCCGCTGGCGCGGCTTTTCGCGAAGCGTGCGGGGCTGACCCTCGCGTAA
- a CDS encoding polysaccharide deacetylase, whose product MTSSIKETTMTEPELLPWQWPEETWRAKVDRVRAGRNLKPAKWKNGARCAVALSFDVDHETNELRDGGKSVGRLSWGQYGNRVGMPRILDLMKKEDIQATFFVPAVTALLYPDEQRRVIAEGHEIGLHGWIHEVNTAVPPDAERELHLRSADTLEKITGVRPVGMRTPSWDFSEVTLAIERELGLLYDSSLFADDDPYEIVEKGEPTGMVELPVEWIRDDAVYFNMNRFQALRPYTAPEAVFDIFRREFDRAYEEGGLFLLTMHPHVITYRSRIWILEKLIAHIKEMPDVWFASHAEIAGFVKEQSGI is encoded by the coding sequence ATGACGAGCTCAATCAAGGAGACGACCATGACCGAACCCGAACTCCTCCCCTGGCAGTGGCCGGAAGAGACCTGGCGCGCCAAGGTCGATCGCGTTCGCGCCGGCCGCAACTTGAAGCCGGCGAAATGGAAGAACGGCGCGCGCTGTGCGGTGGCGCTCTCCTTCGACGTCGACCATGAGACCAACGAGTTGCGCGACGGCGGCAAGTCGGTTGGCAGGCTGTCATGGGGCCAGTACGGCAACCGCGTCGGCATGCCGCGCATCCTCGACCTGATGAAGAAGGAGGACATCCAGGCGACCTTCTTCGTCCCGGCCGTGACCGCGCTGCTCTATCCAGACGAGCAGCGTCGCGTCATCGCGGAAGGTCACGAGATTGGCCTCCATGGCTGGATTCACGAGGTCAACACGGCGGTTCCGCCCGATGCCGAGCGCGAACTGCATCTGCGCTCTGCCGATACGCTCGAAAAGATCACCGGCGTTCGGCCGGTCGGCATGCGCACGCCTTCCTGGGACTTTTCGGAGGTGACCCTCGCCATCGAGCGCGAGCTCGGGCTGCTCTATGACTCCTCCCTCTTCGCCGATGACGATCCCTACGAGATTGTCGAGAAGGGCGAGCCGACCGGCATGGTCGAGCTGCCGGTCGAATGGATTCGCGACGATGCGGTCTATTTCAACATGAACCGCTTCCAGGCGCTGCGGCCCTATACCGCGCCCGAAGCCGTGTTCGACATCTTCAGGCGTGAATTCGACCGTGCCTATGAGGAGGGCGGGTTGTTCCTTTTGACCATGCACCCGCATGTCATCACCTACCGCTCGCGCATCTGGATCCTCGAAAAGCTGATCGCGCATATCAAGGAGATGCCGGATGTCTGGTTCGCCAGCCATGCCGAGATCGCCGGTTTCGTGAAGGAGCAGTCCGGAATCTGA
- a CDS encoding ABC transporter ATP-binding protein, translating into MTDAPLLEVTDLATHFHARAGVVKAVDGVSFSLKRGEVMGLVGESGSGKSITGFSIIGLIDPPGRIESGTVKLEGRELVGLPPAELRAIRGKSISMVFQDPMMTLNPMLTIGAQIGLALEAHESVTSAERRQRAIAALAQVRIPEPETKIDFYPHQFSGGMRQRVAIAIALLHRPKLIICDEPTTALDVSIQAEILAEMKELVAELGTALIWISHDLATVASIADHVCVMRYGKIVEAGPVLDVLTKPQHPYTQGLLDALPSRAKPGALLARGAGTDAAPPPRLPRQAESGRRSADTPYVVIDGVGKRFQRKSGVLHLLAQKLGLARPSPLVQAVDAVSLSLSRGEALGLVGESGSGKSTLGRMVAGIYAPDSGKVLLDGERVMSEDDRPRKITTRIQTIFQDPFASLNPRMRIGDSIAEGPLAHGLVSRAEAGGYVAQWLAAVGLDPAFAGRYPHQFSGGQRQRVAIARALAMQPDVVVCDEPVASLDVSIQAQIINLLIRLRQELGLTLLFISHDLSVVRHLCDRVAIMHRGRIVESGLAGEVYDNPRDAYTKRLLAAVPVLPVAAS; encoded by the coding sequence ATGACCGACGCCCCCCTCCTTGAAGTCACCGACCTCGCGACGCATTTCCATGCCCGTGCCGGCGTGGTGAAGGCGGTTGACGGCGTCTCCTTCAGCCTCAAGCGCGGCGAGGTCATGGGTCTCGTCGGCGAATCCGGCTCGGGCAAGAGCATCACCGGCTTTTCGATCATCGGCTTGATCGACCCGCCCGGCCGGATCGAATCCGGCACTGTGAAGCTGGAAGGCCGCGAACTCGTTGGCCTGCCGCCGGCCGAGCTGCGTGCCATTCGGGGCAAAAGCATCTCGATGGTCTTCCAGGACCCGATGATGACGCTGAACCCGATGCTGACCATCGGCGCGCAGATCGGCCTGGCGCTGGAAGCTCATGAGAGTGTCACGAGCGCCGAGCGGCGGCAGCGGGCGATCGCGGCGCTGGCACAGGTCCGCATCCCCGAGCCCGAGACCAAGATCGATTTCTACCCGCACCAGTTTTCCGGCGGCATGCGCCAGCGCGTCGCCATCGCCATCGCGCTGCTGCACCGGCCCAAGCTGATCATCTGCGACGAGCCAACCACGGCCCTCGACGTCTCAATCCAGGCCGAGATCCTGGCCGAGATGAAGGAACTCGTGGCCGAACTCGGCACGGCCCTGATCTGGATCAGCCACGACCTCGCCACCGTCGCCTCGATTGCCGATCATGTCTGCGTCATGCGCTACGGCAAGATCGTCGAGGCCGGCCCGGTGCTCGACGTGCTGACGAAGCCGCAGCATCCCTACACCCAGGGACTGCTCGATGCGTTGCCCTCGCGGGCGAAACCCGGCGCCTTGCTGGCGCGCGGCGCTGGCACCGATGCCGCGCCGCCGCCGCGCCTGCCGCGTCAGGCGGAATCGGGCCGGCGCAGCGCCGACACGCCCTATGTCGTTATCGATGGCGTCGGCAAGCGCTTCCAGCGCAAGTCGGGCGTGCTGCATCTGCTGGCTCAGAAACTTGGGCTGGCCCGGCCGTCGCCGCTGGTGCAGGCGGTCGATGCGGTCAGCTTGTCCCTGTCGCGCGGCGAGGCGCTTGGGCTGGTCGGCGAATCCGGCAGCGGCAAGTCGACGCTCGGTCGCATGGTCGCCGGCATCTACGCGCCCGACAGCGGTAAGGTCCTGCTCGATGGCGAACGCGTCATGAGCGAGGACGATCGCCCCCGAAAGATCACCACGCGCATCCAGACGATCTTCCAGGACCCCTTCGCGTCGCTCAACCCGCGCATGCGCATCGGCGACAGCATCGCCGAAGGCCCGCTCGCCCATGGCCTCGTCAGCCGCGCCGAGGCAGGCGGCTACGTCGCGCAATGGCTTGCTGCGGTCGGGCTCGATCCGGCCTTCGCCGGGCGCTACCCGCACCAGTTCTCCGGTGGCCAGCGCCAGCGCGTCGCGATTGCCCGCGCGCTCGCCATGCAGCCCGATGTCGTGGTCTGCGACGAGCCGGTCGCCTCGCTCGACGTCTCGATCCAGGCCCAGATCATCAACCTGCTGATCCGTCTGCGGCAGGAGCTTGGCCTGACGCTGCTCTTCATCTCCCACGACCTCTCGGTGGTGCGCCATCTTTGCGACCGCGTCGCGATCATGCATCGCGGCCGCATCGTCGAGAGCGGACTTGCCGGCGAGGTCTACGACAACCCCCGCGACGCCTACACCAAGCGGCTGCTGGCAGCGGTGCCGGTGCTGCCGGTGGCTGCGTCGTAG
- a CDS encoding ABC transporter permease, whose translation MSQPSSVREISPAARFWAEFRESKVAVAALAVVVLMLGVAIFAPLVAPQNPYDLANLVLMDARRPPGYVGTAGYTHILGTDAQGRDLFSAILYGLRISLQMGLIAGSLAFIVGVTLGVGAAYIGGRWEAFIMRVIDLQLAFPAILLALVLSALLGQGKVQLIAALAAAQYAYFARTAHGAASAERGKDYVEAVLSTPLPAWRVVLKHIFPNCLPPLIVVATVQVASAIALEATLSFLGVGLPVTEPSLGMLIANGFQYMLSGRYWISIYPGLALIMLIVAINLVGDRIRDQVNPRLKR comes from the coding sequence ATGAGCCAGCCATCCTCCGTCAGAGAAATTTCGCCCGCCGCGCGCTTCTGGGCCGAATTCCGCGAAAGCAAAGTCGCGGTCGCTGCGCTCGCCGTCGTCGTGCTGATGCTCGGCGTCGCCATCTTCGCGCCGCTGGTCGCGCCGCAGAACCCCTATGATCTTGCCAACCTCGTCCTGATGGATGCCCGCCGCCCGCCGGGTTATGTCGGCACGGCCGGTTACACCCATATCCTCGGCACCGACGCGCAGGGGCGGGACCTGTTCTCGGCGATCCTCTACGGCTTGCGCATCTCGCTCCAGATGGGGCTGATCGCCGGTTCGCTCGCCTTCATCGTCGGCGTGACGCTCGGGGTCGGCGCGGCCTATATCGGCGGTCGCTGGGAAGCCTTCATCATGCGCGTCATCGATCTTCAGCTTGCCTTTCCGGCGATCCTGCTCGCGCTCGTGCTCTCGGCCTTGCTCGGTCAGGGCAAGGTCCAGTTGATCGCCGCGCTGGCAGCCGCCCAATACGCCTATTTCGCCCGCACAGCCCATGGCGCGGCCTCGGCCGAGCGCGGCAAGGACTATGTCGAGGCCGTGCTTTCGACGCCGCTGCCGGCCTGGCGCGTGGTTCTGAAGCACATCTTCCCGAACTGCCTGCCGCCGCTGATCGTGGTCGCGACGGTGCAGGTGGCGAGCGCCATTGCGCTCGAGGCGACCCTGTCCTTCCTCGGCGTCGGGCTACCCGTCACGGAGCCCTCGCTCGGCATGCTGATCGCCAACGGCTTCCAGTACATGCTCTCGGGCCGCTACTGGATCTCGATCTATCCCGGCCTTGCGCTGATTATGCTGATCGTCGCGATCAACCTCGTCGGCGACCGCATCCGCGATCAGGTCAATCCGAGGCTGAAGCGATGA
- a CDS encoding ABC transporter permease, whose protein sequence is MLGHILGRLGQALVVMLVMSALVFVGVYAIGNPIDVLIGPDVSQDIRLDTIARYGLDQPLWRQYFTFLGRILHGDFGRSFVFGMPVLDLILSRLPATLELTLAAVCGAALIGIPAGIYAGYRPDGLAAKAIMTISILGFSVPTFWIGLVLIIAFAVELQWLPAGGRGATVAIFGVEWSFLTANGLSHLLLPAANLAFFKLALMTRLARAGTREAMLSDTVKFARAAGLSEWTVLRRHVLRLIAIPLVTVFGLEFASTLAFAVVTETIFSWPGIGKLIIDSITSLDRPVMVAYLMLVSFVFITINFLVDLAYVGLDPRLRRAGSR, encoded by the coding sequence ATGCTAGGCCACATCCTCGGCAGGCTGGGGCAGGCGCTCGTCGTCATGCTGGTCATGTCGGCGCTGGTCTTTGTCGGCGTCTACGCCATCGGCAACCCGATCGACGTGCTGATCGGCCCGGATGTCAGCCAGGACATCCGGCTCGATACGATCGCGCGCTACGGGCTCGACCAGCCGCTCTGGCGCCAGTATTTCACCTTTCTCGGCCGTATCCTTCACGGCGATTTCGGCCGTTCCTTCGTTTTCGGCATGCCGGTGCTGGACCTGATCCTGTCGCGGCTGCCGGCGACGCTGGAGCTGACGCTGGCTGCGGTCTGCGGCGCGGCGCTGATCGGCATCCCCGCCGGCATCTATGCCGGCTACCGGCCGGACGGCCTTGCCGCCAAGGCGATCATGACGATCTCAATCCTCGGCTTCTCGGTGCCGACCTTCTGGATCGGCCTCGTGCTGATCATCGCCTTCGCCGTCGAGCTGCAATGGCTGCCGGCCGGCGGGCGTGGCGCGACGGTCGCGATCTTCGGCGTCGAATGGAGCTTTCTCACCGCCAACGGCCTCAGCCACCTGCTGCTGCCGGCGGCGAACCTCGCCTTCTTCAAGCTGGCCTTGATGACGCGGCTAGCACGGGCCGGCACCCGGGAGGCGATGCTGTCGGACACTGTGAAATTTGCCCGCGCCGCCGGCCTCTCCGAGTGGACGGTGCTGCGCCGGCATGTGCTGCGGCTGATCGCGATCCCGCTCGTCACGGTCTTCGGGCTCGAATTCGCCTCGACGCTCGCCTTCGCCGTCGTCACCGAGACGATCTTCTCCTGGCCTGGCATCGGCAAGCTGATCATCGACTCGATCACCTCGCTCGACCGGCCGGTGATGGTGGCCTATCTGATGCTGGTCTCCTTCGTCTTCATCACGATCAATTTCCTCGTCGATCTCGCCTATGTCGGGCTCGATCCACGCTTGCGCCGGGCGGGCTCGCGATGA
- a CDS encoding creatininase family protein translates to MRVAEMNWMQIEAQAKRDDRCVLPLGCVEQHAYLSLATDAILAEKVANDAAGPLGLPVFPVLAYGMTPSFAAYPGTISLRMSTYVAVMEDMLEAFYRSGFRRIVLVNGHGGNSPVMTLATEWMGRRSDASVRLHNWWAGPGFQAAVQAVDPAASHASWMENFPWTRLEGITMPDAAKPPFNAPLYQASPPAKRREILGDGNFHGRYERSDNEMLSLWQVGVEETRAAMTENWP, encoded by the coding sequence GTGCGCGTCGCCGAGATGAACTGGATGCAGATCGAGGCGCAGGCGAAGCGCGACGACCGCTGCGTCCTGCCGCTGGGCTGCGTCGAGCAGCACGCCTATCTCAGCCTCGCGACCGATGCGATCCTGGCCGAGAAGGTCGCGAACGATGCGGCCGGGCCGCTCGGCTTGCCGGTCTTTCCGGTGCTGGCCTATGGCATGACGCCGAGCTTCGCGGCTTATCCCGGCACGATCTCGCTCCGCATGAGCACCTACGTCGCCGTGATGGAGGATATGCTCGAGGCGTTCTATCGCTCGGGCTTCCGCCGCATCGTGCTGGTCAACGGTCATGGTGGCAATTCGCCGGTCATGACACTCGCGACCGAATGGATGGGCAGGCGCAGCGATGCCAGCGTTCGGCTGCACAATTGGTGGGCCGGGCCCGGCTTCCAGGCGGCAGTTCAGGCGGTCGATCCGGCGGCCTCCCATGCCTCCTGGATGGAGAATTTCCCCTGGACGCGGCTGGAGGGCATCACGATGCCCGACGCGGCCAAACCGCCCTTCAACGCGCCGCTTTACCAGGCCTCGCCTCCGGCCAAACGGCGCGAAATCCTCGGCGACGGCAATTTTCACGGCCGTTACGAGCGCTCCGACAACGAGATGCTCAGCCTCTGGCAGGTCGGCGTCGAGGAAACGCGCGCCGCGATGACGGAGAACTGGCCGTGA
- a CDS encoding MarR family winged helix-turn-helix transcriptional regulator — protein sequence MRRAPTALSKVDRKRELALRDLDPLTVTKLWDNPCWLSFRLNFIAFRFNDPVYRWIETRYGLVRPEFVALYAVGLKDGVAAKNIVASSGLPKNTLSRSIQRLLQRRLLRRETDRDDLRSFVLYLTAPGRAIFEETMPLMVQQQTALLSALSDAEQRQLCELMDKLVIASPTWPTDLEKEGTAS from the coding sequence ATGCGGCGCGCGCCGACCGCCCTTTCGAAGGTCGACCGCAAGCGCGAGCTCGCGCTGCGCGACCTCGACCCGCTGACCGTCACCAAGCTGTGGGATAATCCCTGCTGGTTGTCCTTCCGGCTGAATTTCATCGCCTTCCGGTTCAACGACCCGGTCTATCGCTGGATCGAGACGCGCTATGGGCTGGTCCGCCCCGAATTCGTCGCGCTCTATGCCGTCGGCCTGAAAGACGGGGTCGCCGCGAAGAACATCGTCGCCTCGTCCGGGCTGCCGAAGAACACGCTCAGCCGCTCGATCCAGAGGCTGCTGCAGCGGCGGCTGCTGCGGCGCGAGACCGACCGCGACGATCTGCGCAGCTTCGTCTTGTACCTGACGGCGCCCGGCCGCGCGATCTTCGAGGAAACCATGCCGCTGATGGTGCAGCAGCAGACGGCTCTGCTGTCGGCCCTCAGCGACGCCGAACAGCGCCAGCTCTGCGAACTGATGGACAAGCTGGTCATCGCATCTCCGACCTGGCCGACCGATCTCGAAAAAGAGGGAACTGCATCATGA
- a CDS encoding ABC transporter substrate-binding protein: MTTTRIARIASLALLLGASVSTAALAQNLTIGVRAGPDSIDPHFTATGTHAEALKHVFDTLTWSGDKLQIEPRLATSWKAIAPDVWEFKLRSGVKFHDGSDFTAEDVKFSIERIPVVSGPNPTTIYVRRVKEVKIVDPLTVHIVTDGPAPNLPNDFIRLFIVSAKAAAGLTKDNANETFNSGKAAIGTGPYKFVSWTPKDQLVLDRFDGYWGPKEPWAKVVRKELPNDAARVAQLKAGQVDIIVRAPSSDVATLKRDPKLTVATIDTVYVFNMEIDMRDKSPQVSAKDGSPLAKNPLQDPKVREAIDLAIDRPALVEIAMEGLGAPVNQLVTSSIAGFNTSLPPLKVDIARAKKLLEEAGYPNGFKTTFSFTNDRLPGDRQVGTSVAQMLARIGLDVTANAQTAAVFFPARTRAEYSLAMSGWGTLTGEANYTLSSVVHSNDPAKKLGAFNVLGYKNAELDKLIEDAAIELDETKRNKFLSDANAIVAKDRPRLPIVAVGSAWAMQKDKVTIAPRVDEDTLAMDIKPAKK; encoded by the coding sequence ATGACAACCACCCGGATCGCCCGCATCGCCAGCCTGGCCCTGCTGCTGGGAGCCTCCGTCTCGACGGCGGCGCTCGCCCAGAACCTGACCATCGGCGTGCGCGCCGGGCCGGATTCGATCGACCCGCATTTCACCGCGACCGGCACCCATGCCGAGGCGCTGAAGCATGTCTTCGACACGCTGACCTGGTCGGGCGACAAGCTGCAGATCGAGCCGCGCCTCGCCACGAGCTGGAAGGCGATCGCCCCCGATGTCTGGGAGTTCAAGCTGCGCTCCGGCGTCAAGTTCCATGACGGCTCGGACTTCACCGCCGAGGACGTCAAGTTCTCGATCGAGCGCATCCCGGTCGTCTCCGGCCCCAACCCGACGACGATCTATGTCCGCCGCGTCAAGGAGGTGAAGATCGTCGATCCGCTGACGGTCCATATCGTCACCGACGGCCCGGCTCCGAACCTGCCGAACGACTTCATCCGCCTGTTCATCGTCTCGGCCAAGGCCGCCGCCGGCCTGACCAAGGACAATGCCAACGAGACCTTCAATTCGGGCAAGGCCGCGATCGGCACCGGCCCCTACAAGTTCGTCTCCTGGACGCCGAAGGACCAGCTCGTGCTCGACCGCTTCGACGGCTATTGGGGCCCCAAGGAGCCCTGGGCCAAGGTCGTCCGCAAGGAACTGCCGAACGACGCCGCCCGCGTCGCGCAGCTCAAGGCCGGCCAGGTCGACATCATCGTGCGCGCGCCGTCCTCCGACGTCGCGACGCTGAAGCGCGACCCGAAGCTGACGGTCGCGACGATCGACACTGTCTACGTCTTCAACATGGAGATCGACATGCGGGACAAGTCCCCGCAGGTCAGCGCCAAGGACGGCTCTCCCTTGGCCAAGAACCCGCTGCAGGACCCGAAGGTGCGCGAGGCGATCGACCTCGCCATCGACCGCCCCGCGCTGGTCGAGATCGCGATGGAAGGCCTCGGCGCGCCAGTCAACCAGCTCGTTACCTCGAGCATCGCCGGCTTCAACACGAGCCTGCCGCCGCTCAAGGTCGATATCGCCCGGGCCAAGAAGCTGCTCGAGGAGGCCGGCTACCCCAACGGCTTCAAGACGACCTTCTCCTTCACCAATGACCGCCTGCCCGGCGACCGCCAGGTCGGCACCTCCGTCGCACAGATGCTGGCGCGGATCGGCCTCGACGTGACCGCCAACGCCCAGACTGCAGCCGTATTCTTCCCGGCCCGCACCCGTGCCGAATATTCGCTCGCGATGTCGGGCTGGGGCACGCTGACGGGCGAGGCCAACTACACGCTGTCCTCGGTTGTCCACTCCAACGATCCAGCCAAGAAGCTCGGCGCCTTCAACGTGCTCGGCTACAAGAACGCCGAACTCGACAAGCTGATCGAGGACGCGGCGATCGAACTCGACGAAACCAAGCGCAACAAATTCCTCTCCGACGCCAACGCGATCGTCGCCAAGGATCGCCCGCGCCTGCCGATCGTCGCAGTCGGCTCGGCCTGGGCGATGCAGAAGGACAAGGTCACGATCGCGCCGCGCGTCGACGAGGATACGCTGGCAATGGACATCAAGCCCGCGAAGAAGTGA
- a CDS encoding isoaspartyl peptidase/L-asparaginase, which translates to MTIALAIHGGCGTLPKSEMTEAEWAGARADLAASLRAGWAILAKGGAAVDAVEAAVRVMEDSAHFNAGHGAAFNAEGEHELDASIMDGATLAAGALAGVKRIRNPVSAAKALMLRGDPLLLAGPAGDTFAAHEGLDIVENSYFSTERRRANLSAMKIRELVGTASQASEAEKHGTVGAVALDAQGHLAAATSTGGYTNKPVGRVGDSPIIGAGTYARDGRCAVSGTGKGEYFIRYCVGHELASLIAYKGLALAEASCTVLGELTAHKIGAGLVAIDADGTIVAPYNTDGMYRGWVTPDGLIHVATHGEIEIAGQA; encoded by the coding sequence ATGACCATCGCTCTCGCCATCCATGGTGGCTGCGGCACATTGCCCAAATCCGAGATGACCGAGGCCGAATGGGCCGGAGCCCGGGCCGATCTCGCCGCTTCGCTCCGTGCGGGCTGGGCGATCCTCGCCAAGGGCGGGGCGGCCGTCGATGCGGTCGAGGCCGCGGTGCGGGTGATGGAGGATTCAGCCCATTTCAACGCCGGCCATGGCGCCGCCTTCAATGCCGAGGGCGAGCACGAACTCGACGCCTCGATCATGGACGGCGCGACCCTGGCGGCCGGCGCTCTCGCCGGCGTCAAGCGCATCCGCAATCCCGTGAGCGCCGCCAAGGCCCTGATGCTGCGCGGCGATCCGCTGCTGCTGGCGGGCCCGGCCGGCGACACCTTCGCCGCCCATGAAGGGCTCGACATCGTCGAGAATTCGTATTTCTCGACGGAGCGTCGGCGAGCGAACCTGTCTGCGATGAAGATCCGGGAACTGGTCGGCACCGCCTCTCAGGCAAGCGAGGCGGAAAAGCACGGCACGGTGGGTGCGGTCGCCCTCGATGCGCAGGGCCATCTCGCAGCCGCGACCTCGACCGGCGGCTACACCAACAAGCCGGTCGGGCGCGTCGGCGATTCCCCGATCATCGGCGCCGGCACCTATGCCCGCGACGGGCGCTGCGCCGTGTCCGGCACCGGCAAGGGCGAGTACTTCATCCGCTACTGCGTCGGCCACGAACTGGCATCGCTCATCGCCTATAAGGGCCTCGCACTGGCCGAGGCGAGCTGCACGGTTCTGGGCGAGCTCACCGCCCACAAGATCGGCGCCGGACTGGTCGCGATCGATGCCGACGGCACCATCGTCGCGCCCTACAACACCGATGGCATGTATCGCGGCTGGGTGACGCCGGACGGGCTCATCCATGTCGCGACTCATGGCGAGATCGAGATCGCGGGGCAGGCATGA